In one window of Campylobacter coli DNA:
- the hisB gene encoding bifunctional histidinol-phosphatase/imidazoleglycerol-phosphate dehydratase HisB has translation MSEKILFIDRDGTIIEEPKSDFQIDSLEKLRFEKGAIPTLLKLKNFGFKFVLVSNQDGLGTQSFPKEDFEIAHQKMLDILQSCGIEFKDIFICPHFENENCECRKPKTALLDEYIKHNLYNKEQSFVIGDRDTDMILASNLGVRGLKYSENLTWKEIEEEILNSFRTASISRITKETNIYVKVCLNGGKIAINTGVPFFDHMLEQIAVHGGIGLEISCKGDLEIDEHHSVEDVALALGSAIKQALGDKIGITRYGFVLPMDECLASCAIDFCNRPHLVYKAKFKKEKLGELSTEMIEHFFYSLSYSMGASLHLKVKGKNDHHKAEGLFKAFAKALKMAVKIESENLASSKGVI, from the coding sequence ATGAGTGAAAAAATCCTTTTTATCGATAGAGATGGTACCATCATAGAAGAACCAAAGAGCGATTTTCAAATCGATAGCCTTGAAAAACTTCGTTTTGAAAAAGGTGCTATCCCTACTCTTTTAAAACTTAAAAATTTTGGCTTTAAATTTGTGCTTGTTTCTAATCAAGATGGCCTTGGGACTCAAAGCTTTCCTAAAGAAGATTTTGAAATAGCACATCAAAAAATGTTAGATATTTTACAAAGCTGTGGCATAGAATTTAAAGATATTTTCATTTGTCCACATTTTGAAAATGAAAATTGCGAGTGTAGAAAGCCAAAAACTGCCCTTTTAGATGAGTATATCAAGCACAATCTTTACAATAAAGAACAAAGCTTTGTGATCGGCGATCGAGATACTGATATGATCCTAGCTTCAAATTTAGGTGTTCGTGGGTTAAAATACAGCGAGAATTTGACTTGGAAAGAGATAGAAGAAGAAATTCTAAATTCCTTTCGCACCGCAAGCATTTCGCGTATCACTAAAGAAACCAATATCTATGTAAAAGTATGTTTAAATGGTGGAAAGATTGCTATTAATACAGGAGTTCCTTTTTTCGATCATATGCTCGAGCAAATCGCAGTACATGGGGGCATAGGACTTGAAATTTCTTGCAAGGGTGATTTAGAAATCGATGAGCATCATAGCGTTGAAGATGTTGCTTTAGCTTTAGGAAGTGCCATAAAACAAGCTTTAGGAGATAAGATAGGTATCACAAGATATGGCTTTGTCTTGCCTATGGATGAGTGTTTGGCAAGTTGTGCGATCGATTTTTGCAACCGTCCGCATTTAGTTTATAAAGCCAAATTTAAAAAGGAAAAATTAGGCGAATTAAGTACTGAAATGATAGAACACTTTTTTTACTCGCTAAGCTACTCAATGGGAGCGAGTTTACACTTAAAGGTTAAAGGTAAAAACGATCATCACAAAGCCGAAGGGCTTTTTAAAGCTTTTGCAAAAGCCTTGAAAATGGCTGTAAAAATCGAAAGTGAAAATTTAGCCAGCTCTAAAGGGGTAATATGA
- the hisA gene encoding 1-(5-phosphoribosyl)-5-[(5-phosphoribosylamino)methylideneamino]imidazole-4-carboxamide isomerase, protein MIIPALDLIDGQVVRLVKGDYEQKKVYKYDPLEKFREYENAGATWLHLVDLSGAKDPNKRQLTLIEKLANEVSVNLQVGGGIRTKEEIQALLDCGVKRVVIGSLAITNPTLCVEILQHFGSEAIVLALDTILKEDYMIAINAWQDTSDKRLLEVLEFYNIKGLKHILCTDISRDGTMQGSNAELYELIHKNFPKIHTQASGGVASLEDLKKLKGICSGVIVGKALLDGVFSVEEGIKCLQNA, encoded by the coding sequence ATGATAATCCCTGCACTTGATTTGATCGATGGACAAGTAGTGCGCCTTGTGAAAGGCGATTATGAACAAAAAAAAGTATACAAATACGATCCTTTAGAAAAATTTAGAGAATACGAAAACGCAGGAGCAACTTGGCTTCATTTAGTGGATTTAAGCGGAGCTAAAGATCCAAATAAAAGACAACTTACCCTGATAGAAAAATTAGCAAATGAAGTCAGTGTCAATTTGCAAGTGGGTGGTGGAATTCGCACCAAAGAAGAGATACAAGCTTTGCTTGATTGTGGAGTAAAGCGTGTAGTGATCGGCTCTTTGGCGATTACAAATCCTACGCTTTGTGTTGAAATTTTACAACATTTTGGAAGTGAAGCTATCGTTTTGGCACTTGATACAATTTTAAAAGAAGATTATATGATAGCTATTAACGCTTGGCAGGATACGAGCGATAAAAGACTTTTAGAGGTTTTAGAATTTTATAATATCAAGGGTCTAAAACACATACTTTGCACTGATATTTCAAGAGATGGCACCATGCAAGGAAGCAATGCTGAACTTTATGAACTCATCCATAAAAACTTTCCTAAAATTCACACTCAAGCAAGTGGAGGCGTAGCGAGCTTAGAGGATCTTAAAAAACTCAAGGGTATTTGTAGTGGGGTTATCGTAGGAAAAGCTTTATTAGATGGAGTTTTTAGCGTAGAAGAAGGGATAAAATGCTTACAAAACGCATAA
- the hisIE gene encoding bifunctional phosphoribosyl-AMP cyclohydrolase/phosphoribosyl-ATP diphosphatase HisIE codes for MQNFQNLNEKINWQKVNGLIPVIIQDAKSCEVLMLGFMDEKALEKSLESKKVVFFSRTKNRLWMKGEESGNFLNIVDLSLDCDNDTLLILVDPIGATCHIGNISCFENVSKSADFVFLARLEKLINSRKNADENTSYTAKLFKKGTKRIAQKVGEEGVETALAATVKDKDELICEAADLMYHLSVLLADANLSFSDVIAKLKERHKE; via the coding sequence ATGCAAAATTTCCAAAATTTAAATGAAAAAATCAATTGGCAAAAAGTAAATGGGCTTATCCCTGTCATAATACAAGATGCAAAAAGCTGTGAAGTTTTAATGCTAGGTTTTATGGATGAGAAAGCTTTAGAAAAAAGTTTGGAAAGCAAAAAGGTCGTATTTTTTTCGCGTACTAAAAATCGTCTTTGGATGAAGGGTGAAGAGAGTGGAAATTTTTTAAATATCGTTGATTTAAGCCTTGATTGCGATAATGATACACTTTTAATTTTAGTTGATCCTATAGGAGCTACTTGCCATATAGGCAATATTTCTTGCTTTGAAAATGTATCTAAAAGTGCAGATTTTGTCTTTTTAGCAAGACTGGAAAAACTTATAAATTCGCGCAAGAATGCGGATGAAAATACTTCCTATACTGCAAAGCTTTTTAAAAAAGGAACAAAACGCATTGCACAAAAAGTCGGCGAAGAAGGTGTGGAAACTGCCTTGGCAGCAACTGTTAAAGATAAAGATGAGCTTATTTGCGAGGCGGCTGATTTGATGTATCATTTAAGTGTTTTACTTGCGGATGCAAATTTAAGTTTTTCAGATGTGATTGCCAAACTTAAAGAAAGACATAAAGAATAA
- a CDS encoding Mrp/NBP35 family ATP-binding protein gives MKEQILEKLKSVKYPGFDKDIVSFNFVKDIKIENENVNVELEIVSSNPQVSEELRKNIDEALASLNLKNLQIHIITPKIPEEKSNSRSGKNIAPQVKNFIMVSSGKGGVGKSTTTVNLAISMAKMGKRVGILDADIYGPNIPRMLGETKTQPEVVGQRLKPILSHGVYMMSMGVLIEEGQGLMWRGAMIMKAIEQLLADVIWPELDVLFLDMPPGTGDAQITSAQSIPITAGVCVSTPQTVSLDDSKRALDMFNKLHIPIAGVIENMSGFLCPDNGKEYDIFGKGTAEEMAKAYKSEVLAQIPIEMIVREGGDEGKPVSFYHPESVSAKRYLMAAEKIWQFIEKINNEGGADNSAIQPVMNGKSACSH, from the coding sequence ATGAAAGAGCAAATTTTAGAGAAATTAAAAAGTGTAAAATATCCTGGTTTTGATAAGGATATAGTGAGTTTTAATTTTGTAAAAGATATAAAAATCGAAAATGAAAATGTTAATGTTGAGCTTGAAATTGTTTCATCAAATCCGCAAGTAAGCGAAGAATTACGCAAAAATATTGATGAAGCTTTAGCTTCTTTAAATTTGAAGAATTTACAAATTCATATCATTACTCCAAAAATTCCTGAAGAAAAAAGCAATTCAAGAAGTGGTAAAAATATCGCCCCTCAAGTAAAAAATTTCATCATGGTTTCAAGTGGAAAGGGTGGAGTAGGTAAGTCTACAACCACTGTAAATTTGGCTATTTCTATGGCTAAAATGGGAAAAAGAGTAGGGATTTTAGATGCGGATATTTATGGGCCAAATATCCCAAGGATGTTAGGCGAAACTAAAACTCAGCCTGAAGTGGTAGGGCAAAGATTAAAACCTATTTTAAGCCATGGTGTTTATATGATGAGTATGGGGGTTTTAATCGAAGAAGGTCAAGGGCTTATGTGGCGTGGAGCTATGATCATGAAAGCTATCGAGCAATTACTTGCGGATGTGATTTGGCCTGAACTTGATGTATTATTTTTAGATATGCCTCCAGGAACAGGAGATGCGCAAATTACTTCGGCACAAAGTATTCCAATTACTGCAGGCGTTTGTGTAAGCACCCCACAAACCGTTTCTTTAGATGATAGTAAAAGAGCTTTAGATATGTTTAACAAACTTCACATTCCAATCGCCGGTGTGATAGAAAATATGAGTGGCTTTTTATGTCCTGATAATGGCAAAGAGTATGATATTTTTGGTAAAGGCACTGCAGAGGAAATGGCAAAAGCTTACAAGAGTGAAGTTTTAGCACAAATTCCTATAGAGATGATAGTAAGAGAAGGCGGAGATGAAGGAAAACCTGTAAGTTTTTATCATCCTGAAAGTGTAAGTGCAAAGCGTTATTTAATGGCGGCTGAAAAAATTTGGCAATTTATAGAAAAAATCAATAATGAAGGCGGTGCAGATAATTCTGCAATCCAACCTGTGATGAATGGAAAAAGTGCTTGTTCGCATTAA
- a CDS encoding bifunctional 2-C-methyl-D-erythritol 4-phosphate cytidylyltransferase/2-C-methyl-D-erythritol 2,4-cyclodiphosphate synthase — translation MANLSLIMLAAGNSTRFDMGVKKQFLRLGDDPLWLYATRNLSTFYPFKKIVVTSSNTSYMKKFARNYEFVEGGATRAESLKKALETIDSEFVMVSDVARVLVSKSLFDRLIENLDKADCITPALKVADTTLFENEALQREKIKLIQTPQISRTHLLKQALNQNLDFTDDSTAISAMGGKIWFVEGEENTRKITFKEDLKKLDLPRPSNEIFCGNGFDVHEFGEERPLLLGGVEIHPTMGLKAHSDGDVLAHSLTDAILGAACLGDIGELFPDTDEKFKNANSMNLLKEAYKKVKELGFELVNIDICVMAQTPKLKDFKEAIAQNIANTLNIDEFRVNIKATTTEKLGFIGRKEGMAVLASANLKYFDWTKI, via the coding sequence ATGGCTAATCTTAGCTTGATTATGCTAGCAGCTGGAAATTCTACTCGCTTTGATATGGGAGTAAAAAAACAATTTCTACGCCTTGGCGATGATCCTTTATGGCTTTATGCTACGCGGAATTTAAGCACTTTTTATCCTTTTAAAAAAATAGTTGTTACTTCTAGTAATACTTCTTATATGAAAAAATTTGCTAGAAATTATGAATTTGTTGAAGGTGGTGCCACTAGAGCAGAATCCTTAAAAAAAGCCCTAGAAACCATAGATAGCGAATTTGTAATGGTAAGTGATGTAGCAAGAGTTTTAGTAAGCAAAAGCTTGTTTGATCGTTTGATTGAAAATTTAGATAAAGCAGATTGTATCACTCCGGCTTTAAAAGTCGCAGATACTACGCTTTTTGAAAATGAAGCCTTGCAAAGAGAAAAAATCAAACTCATTCAAACTCCTCAAATTTCACGCACTCACTTGCTCAAACAAGCCTTAAATCAAAATTTAGATTTCACAGATGATAGCACAGCTATATCTGCAATGGGCGGAAAAATTTGGTTTGTTGAAGGTGAAGAAAATACTAGAAAAATAACCTTTAAAGAAGATCTTAAAAAGCTTGATTTGCCTCGACCAAGCAATGAAATCTTTTGTGGAAATGGTTTTGATGTTCATGAATTTGGAGAAGAACGCCCCTTGCTTTTAGGTGGAGTTGAAATTCATCCTACCATGGGCTTAAAAGCACACAGCGATGGAGATGTTTTAGCTCACTCTTTAACCGATGCGATTTTGGGTGCAGCTTGTTTAGGAGATATAGGCGAACTTTTTCCTGATACGGATGAAAAATTTAAAAATGCAAATTCTATGAATCTTTTAAAAGAGGCGTATAAAAAAGTTAAGGAGTTGGGCTTTGAACTTGTAAATATAGACATTTGCGTGATGGCACAAACTCCAAAACTTAAAGATTTTAAAGAAGCCATAGCCCAAAATATAGCAAATACTCTCAATATCGATGAATTTAGAGTAAATATAAAAGCTACTACTACTGAAAAGCTAGGTTTTATAGGGCGTAAAGAAGGTATGGCTGTTTTAGCAAGTGCGAATTTAAAATATTTTGATTGGACGAAAATATGA
- the hisG gene encoding ATP phosphoribosyltransferase: protein MQENSRLRIAIQKSGRLSKESVELLNKCGIKMHIHEQSLIAFSTNLPIDILRVRDDDIPGLIFDGVVDLGIIGENVLEENELERKSLGEEANYKLLTKLDFGYCRLSLALPQEKKFDNLKDFENLRIATSYPQLLKRFMKENNVHYKNCMLTGSVEVAPRANLADAICDLVSSGATLQANNLKEVKVIYQSRACLIQKQNTLSSEKQALVDKIMLRVAGVMQARESKYIMLHAPKEKLDKIQSLLPGVEKPTILPLAHDEKNVALHMVSKENLFWETMEALKEEGASSILVLPIEKMLK, encoded by the coding sequence ATGCAAGAAAATTCTCGTTTGCGTATAGCTATACAAAAATCAGGCAGACTCTCTAAAGAATCCGTAGAACTTTTAAACAAATGCGGAATTAAAATGCATATACATGAGCAAAGTCTCATAGCTTTTTCAACCAACCTACCCATAGATATTTTAAGAGTAAGAGATGATGATATACCTGGTCTTATCTTTGATGGAGTTGTAGATCTTGGCATTATAGGCGAAAATGTTTTAGAAGAAAACGAACTCGAAAGAAAGAGCTTGGGCGAAGAGGCAAATTACAAGCTTTTGACAAAGCTTGATTTTGGTTATTGTAGACTTTCACTTGCCTTGCCTCAAGAGAAAAAATTTGATAATTTGAAAGATTTTGAAAATTTAAGAATCGCCACTTCTTATCCACAACTTTTAAAACGCTTTATGAAAGAAAACAATGTTCATTATAAAAATTGTATGCTTACAGGTTCGGTTGAAGTAGCTCCAAGAGCAAATTTAGCCGATGCGATTTGTGATCTTGTTTCAAGCGGCGCAACACTACAAGCAAACAATCTTAAAGAAGTTAAAGTTATTTACCAATCTCGTGCTTGTTTGATACAAAAACAAAATACTCTAAGTAGTGAAAAACAGGCTTTGGTTGATAAAATCATGCTTCGCGTTGCAGGGGTAATGCAAGCAAGAGAAAGCAAATACATCATGCTTCATGCTCCAAAAGAAAAACTTGACAAAATCCAATCCCTACTTCCAGGTGTAGAAAAGCCTACTATCTTACCTTTAGCACATGATGAAAAAAATGTAGCCTTGCATATGGTAAGTAAAGAAAATCTTTTTTGGGAAACTATGGAAGCTTTAAAAGAAGAAGGTGCGAGTTCGATTTTAGTTTTACCTATTGAAAAAATGTTAAAGTGA
- a CDS encoding 2,3,4,5-tetrahydropyridine-2,6-carboxylate N-succinyltransferase, which produces MINTKEDFLLLIKQIEQKNGYRKPKAFGIARLDRGQLNKNKILQASFALVNYEQNFGSAAIMLEAFMQRGVEIDFEASEFVQILKLEDIDYALACFKPFLEEEGHKNIDILKIIKDKFKDDEFAFVCLFEDKEPLSVESVYLKLYLLSTKKVPLRSLNLNGAFGLLSNVAWSDDKPIELEYLRENEMRLKMSNQYPKIDFVDKFPRFLAHIIPEDNTRILESSKVRMGASLAAGTTIMPGASYVNFNAGTTGACMVEGRISSSAIVGEGSDVGGGASILGVLSGTSGNAISVGKACLLGANSVTGIPLGDNCIVDAGIAVLEGTKFLLKDREELAKLNPYFDFSKEIYKGIELKGLNGLHFRQDSISGAMIVCLNKKAIKLNEALH; this is translated from the coding sequence ATTATTAACACTAAAGAAGATTTTTTACTTTTAATTAAGCAAATTGAACAAAAAAATGGATATAGAAAACCTAAAGCTTTTGGTATAGCAAGACTTGATCGTGGTCAGCTTAATAAAAATAAAATTTTACAAGCCAGTTTTGCTTTGGTAAATTATGAGCAAAATTTTGGTTCTGCGGCGATTATGCTTGAAGCTTTTATGCAAAGGGGTGTTGAGATTGATTTTGAAGCAAGTGAATTTGTGCAAATTCTTAAGCTTGAGGATATTGATTATGCGCTTGCTTGCTTTAAACCTTTTTTAGAAGAAGAGGGGCATAAAAATATCGATATTTTAAAGATTATCAAAGATAAATTTAAAGACGATGAATTTGCTTTTGTTTGTCTTTTTGAAGATAAAGAGCCTTTGAGCGTGGAAAGTGTTTATTTGAAACTTTATTTGCTTTCTACCAAAAAAGTTCCTTTAAGAAGTTTAAATTTAAATGGAGCTTTTGGGCTTTTAAGTAATGTAGCTTGGAGTGATGATAAGCCTATCGAGCTTGAGTATTTAAGAGAAAACGAAATGCGTTTAAAAATGAGCAATCAGTATCCAAAAATCGATTTTGTGGATAAATTCCCAAGATTTTTAGCACATATCATCCCTGAAGATAATACAAGAATTTTAGAAAGCTCTAAGGTAAGAATGGGTGCATCTTTGGCTGCGGGTACTACAATCATGCCAGGTGCAAGCTATGTGAATTTTAACGCAGGAACAACAGGGGCTTGTATGGTTGAAGGGCGTATAAGTTCGAGTGCTATCGTGGGTGAAGGCTCTGATGTGGGCGGCGGTGCATCGATTTTAGGTGTTTTAAGCGGAACAAGTGGAAATGCTATAAGTGTAGGCAAGGCGTGTCTTTTAGGTGCAAATTCAGTAACAGGAATTCCTTTGGGTGATAATTGTATCGTAGATGCGGGAATTGCAGTGCTTGAAGGAACGAAATTTTTACTTAAAGATCGTGAAGAGCTTGCTAAACTTAATCCTTATTTTGATTTTAGTAAAGAGATTTATAAGGGTATTGAGCTTAAGGGCTTAAATGGACTTCATTTCCGTCAAGACTCTATCAGCGGAGCGATGATAGTGTGCTTAAATAAAAAAGCGATCAAGCTTAACGAAGCTTTGCATTAA
- the hisF gene encoding imidazole glycerol phosphate synthase subunit HisF, which translates to MLTKRIIACLDVKDGRVVKGTQFKNHKDMGDIVELAKRYSQSGIDELVFYDIAASARKERISREWVSEVAKNINIPFCVAGGIKSEEDAAELLANGADKISINSPALNDPDLITRLAKSFGVQCVVVGIDSFKDENGNLKVFKYTGDENTSKHSGKNTIEWIKEVQDLGAGEIVLNMMNQDGVKNGYDLEQLSLAKKECKVPLIASGGAGKMEHFLEAFKIGVDGALAASVFHQQIIDIKELKNYLKIQGVSIRI; encoded by the coding sequence ATGCTTACAAAACGCATAATTGCATGTTTAGATGTAAAAGATGGTAGAGTAGTAAAGGGAACACAGTTTAAAAATCATAAAGATATGGGAGATATCGTAGAGCTTGCAAAGCGTTATTCTCAAAGCGGGATTGACGAGCTTGTGTTTTATGATATTGCCGCAAGCGCTAGAAAGGAACGCATTTCAAGAGAATGGGTAAGCGAAGTGGCCAAAAATATCAACATCCCTTTTTGCGTGGCAGGCGGTATTAAAAGCGAAGAAGATGCAGCCGAACTTTTAGCCAATGGAGCGGATAAAATTTCTATCAACTCCCCTGCTTTAAACGATCCAGATCTTATCACTCGTTTAGCCAAAAGTTTTGGGGTACAATGCGTTGTAGTGGGCATTGATAGCTTTAAAGATGAAAATGGAAATTTAAAGGTTTTCAAATACACAGGTGATGAAAACACTAGCAAACATAGCGGGAAAAATACGATCGAGTGGATTAAGGAAGTACAGGATTTGGGCGCTGGAGAGATAGTTCTAAATATGATGAATCAAGATGGTGTTAAAAATGGCTATGATTTAGAGCAATTAAGCCTTGCAAAAAAAGAATGCAAAGTACCTTTGATCGCAAGCGGTGGAGCAGGAAAGATGGAGCACTTTTTAGAAGCCTTTAAAATCGGAGTAGATGGGGCTTTAGCAGCTTCTGTTTTTCATCAACAAATCATTGATATTAAAGAATTAAAAAACTACTTAAAAATCCAAGGTGTAAGTATAAGGATATAA
- the hisH gene encoding imidazole glycerol phosphate synthase subunit HisH, whose translation MKLIIIDTACANLASLKFCLDRLGFDAKISRDLKDLESADKLFLPGVGTAAKAMSNLESFNLTNFIKNTKKPLLGICLGMQILGDFSEELNQETLGIIPFKTQKFELPKEYSLPHMGWNEVASSHPLFKGLNGAYFYFVHSYHVALNDYTIATSDYGVKFSASLAKDNFYGVQFHPERSGEAGEILISNFIKDIA comes from the coding sequence ATGAAACTGATCATCATCGATACAGCATGTGCAAATTTGGCATCTTTGAAATTTTGTCTTGATAGACTAGGCTTTGATGCTAAAATCAGTAGAGATTTAAAAGATTTAGAAAGTGCGGATAAGCTTTTTTTACCAGGAGTTGGAACAGCAGCAAAAGCAATGAGCAATTTAGAAAGCTTTAATCTAACAAATTTTATCAAAAATACCAAAAAACCCTTACTTGGAATTTGCCTAGGAATGCAAATTTTAGGGGATTTTTCAGAAGAACTAAATCAAGAAACTCTAGGCATTATACCTTTTAAAACTCAAAAATTTGAACTTCCAAAAGAGTATTCTTTACCGCACATGGGGTGGAATGAAGTTGCAAGCTCACACCCACTTTTTAAGGGTTTAAATGGGGCTTATTTTTATTTTGTACACAGTTATCATGTAGCATTAAATGACTATACCATAGCTACAAGTGATTATGGGGTAAAATTTAGCGCAAGTTTAGCAAAAGATAATTTTTATGGCGTACAATTTCACCCTGAAAGAAGTGGAGAAGCGGGGGAAATTTTAATATCAAATTTCATTAAGGATATAGCATGA
- the rplQ gene encoding 50S ribosomal protein L17: protein MRHKHGYRKLGRTSSHRAALLKNLTIALVNSGKIETTLPKAKELRGYVERLITRARLGDFNAHRAVFAALQDKNATNKLVTEIAPNFKERNGGYTRIIKTRIRRGDAAEMAFIEFVA, encoded by the coding sequence ATGAGACATAAACACGGATATAGAAAACTTGGCAGAACTTCATCTCATCGTGCTGCCTTGTTAAAAAATTTAACTATAGCTTTAGTTAATAGCGGTAAAATCGAAACAACTCTACCAAAAGCTAAAGAATTAAGAGGCTATGTAGAAAGATTGATTACTAGAGCAAGACTTGGAGATTTTAACGCTCACAGAGCAGTTTTTGCTGCTTTACAAGATAAAAATGCTACAAACAAACTTGTTACAGAAATAGCTCCAAATTTCAAAGAAAGAAATGGTGGCTATACAAGAATTATCAAAACAAGAATTCGCCGCGGTGACGCAGCTGAAATGGCTTTTATTGAATTTGTAGCCTAA
- the hisD gene encoding histidinol dehydrogenase has protein sequence MQIINFNELDEKQKQEVLKRPAIAAKDEISQIVSSIIKEVREKGDEALIEQASKFDKAQISSIKVSEEELENASSRLDKDLKEAILIAYENIKKFHEAQIPKEVAIETTKGVKCEVLTRPIEKVGLYIPGGLAPLFSTVLMLAIPAKIAQCEKIVLASPAKINDATLFCAKLCGVDEIYQMGGAGAIAALAYGTKSVLKVDKIFGPGNAFVTEAKRQVSSDINGAAIDMQAGPSEVLVIADEKANVKFVASDLLSQAEHGADSQVILVCLSKEFAQSASDEVSRQLENLPRKELASKSIANSKIIIAKDLDEALLISNLYAPEHLIIQTQNPRELLDKVKHAGSVFLGELSPESMGDYASGTNHVLPTYGLTKTHSSLGLADFSKRMSVQELSKEGFLNLGKSVEILAANEHLDAHKNAVTFRLESLK, from the coding sequence ATGCAAATAATAAATTTTAACGAGTTAGACGAAAAACAAAAACAAGAAGTATTAAAACGCCCTGCAATAGCAGCAAAAGATGAAATTTCACAGATAGTGAGTTCTATCATCAAGGAAGTAAGAGAAAAAGGCGATGAAGCTTTGATAGAACAAGCTTCAAAATTTGACAAAGCCCAAATTTCAAGTATCAAAGTAAGCGAAGAAGAGCTTGAAAACGCAAGCTCACGCTTGGATAAAGACTTAAAAGAAGCGATTTTAATCGCTTATGAAAATATCAAAAAATTCCATGAGGCGCAAATTCCAAAAGAAGTAGCCATTGAAACCACCAAGGGTGTAAAATGCGAAGTTTTAACACGCCCTATTGAAAAAGTAGGACTTTATATACCAGGGGGTTTGGCGCCTTTATTTTCAACGGTTTTAATGCTAGCAATTCCTGCAAAAATAGCTCAATGTGAAAAAATTGTTTTGGCAAGCCCTGCAAAAATAAACGATGCTACGCTTTTTTGCGCTAAGCTTTGCGGAGTAGATGAAATTTATCAAATGGGTGGTGCAGGAGCTATAGCAGCACTAGCTTATGGAACCAAAAGCGTTTTAAAAGTAGATAAAATCTTTGGGCCAGGTAATGCCTTTGTTACTGAAGCTAAACGCCAAGTAAGCAGTGATATAAATGGAGCTGCTATAGATATGCAAGCAGGACCTAGTGAAGTTTTAGTCATAGCAGATGAGAAAGCAAATGTTAAATTTGTAGCAAGCGACTTGCTTTCACAAGCTGAACATGGTGCAGATTCTCAAGTGATTTTGGTATGCTTAAGCAAAGAATTTGCACAAAGTGCGAGTGATGAAGTAAGCCGTCAGCTTGAAAATTTACCAAGAAAAGAATTAGCGTCTAAAAGCATTGCAAATTCTAAAATCATCATTGCAAAAGACTTAGATGAAGCTCTTTTGATCTCAAATCTTTACGCACCTGAGCACTTAATCATACAAACACAAAATCCTCGTGAGCTTTTAGATAAAGTCAAACACGCTGGATCTGTATTTTTAGGTGAGTTAAGCCCAGAATCCATGGGGGATTATGCAAGTGGGACAAATCATGTCTTGCCAACTTATGGACTTACTAAAACGCATTCTAGCTTGGGCTTGGCTGATTTTAGCAAAAGAATGAGCGTGCAAGAACTTAGCAAAGAAGGCTTTTTAAATTTAGGAAAAAGTGTTGAAATTTTAGCTGCAAATGAACATTTAGATGCGCATAAAAATGCAGTAACTTTTCGCTTAGAAAGTCTAAAATGA